The genomic interval TGGCCCGCTGGTCCGTTCCTCCTACCGGGCCGGCCGGCTCTGGGCCACCGCGATGCGCAAGAAGGGCTGGGAAATCCCCGCCGAACTCGCCCACATCGAGTCCTCCGGCAGCACCCGCCAGGAAGCCAGCTCACTGCTGGCCGCCCGCGCCTGAGCCGTAGTTTGCTATCCCTGAGGGCCGGCACCGGACATTCTCCGGCGTCCGGCCCTCAGGCATAAATCACGTAGAATTGAGGAACTATGGCGAACTCCCCTGATTCCAGTAACAGCACTCCGGCGGCCTCTGACGCCCCGAAGCGTGGCCTCTTCTCGCGCAAGCCAAAAGAAGCAAAGGTCAAGAAGCCCAGCCGGCTCAAGCAGATCGGCGAAGTCTTTAACATGACCCGCCGTCATGACCCCATGGTCCCGTGGCTGATGCTGCTGGTGTTCCTGGGTGTTGTGGCTGTCAGCTTCCTGGTGGGTTTTTGGCTGGAGAACTGGATCACCGGCCTGCTCATCGGTATTCCGCTGGGCCTCCTCGGCGCCACCCTGATCCTTTCGCGTCGCGCCGAACGTGCCGCGTTCGCCCAGATCGAGAACCAGCCCGGAGCCTCCGGCGCGGCACTGGGCACGCTGAAGCGCGGCTGGATCACCGAGGACCAGCCGGTCGCCGTAAACCCGCGCACGCAGGACGCCGTGTTCCGCGCCGTCGGCCGTCCCGGCGTCGTCCTCGTCAGCGAAGGCCCCACCATCCGCGTCAAGCCAATGCTCGACGCCGAGCGCAAGCGCCTTGCACGCATCCTCCCGAACGTCACGGTCCACATGATCGAAAGCGGCAAGGGCGAGGGCCAGGTTCCCATCAGCCAGGTAGCCAAGAAGATGGGCAAGCTCAAGAACGAACTGACCAAGCTTGAGGTGAATGCCGTCTCCAAGCGCATTTCCTCGCTGGGCAACCGCCTCCCGATTCCTAAGGGAATCGACCCCTACAAAGCGCGCCCCAACCGCGGACGCTAAGACCCTTGAACCGCCCTGGTACCGGCTTGCCGGAACCAGGGCGGTTTTTGTCTGCCGAACGCCGCCGAACAGGCGGGCACATTGATTGGAAATAGCTACATGACGATTCCCGTGAGAACCCTTGTTATCCGCGCCTTCCGCATCCTGGCTGTAGCCGAAGCCTTCAGCTGGGCTGCCCTGCTGGCTGGCATGTACTACAAGTGGATCGCCAAGACCACCGAACTCGGTGTGGAGATCGCCGGCCCTATCCATGGTGCGCTGTTTGTCGGGTACGGCATCGCCGCCCTCGCGCTCTGGCGGCTCCAGCGGTGGCCCTTCGTTGTGGCCCTGTTCGCGGGACTGTCTGCGGTGTTCCCGTTCGCCACTGTCGCGTTCGAACGCTGGGCCGGAAAGCGCGGCTACCTGACGCCAGGCACGGCCGTTCCTGCCGGGACAAAGGAAACAGCGGGGGTCTGACGGCTCACTGCCCCGTGTTCGGGGCTGTCAGGTGTTCGGGGGCGTCAGGTGTTCGGGGCTGTCAGGTGTTCGGGGCGTCAGGTGCCGGCGAACCGGCACGGCCGGGTTCCCGATTACTGCTAGCGCCGCACGAGGATGGTATTCATGGCCTTGTCGTGCAGTCCCCGCTGGTCCGGATCGAAAATTACGGCGGGAATCACCAGGCACAGCAGCACTGACCTCACCACGGCGGCCATCGGGCCCGCGGGCCCGCCGCCCAGTTGCAGCACCTGGATCCCGGCAACGCGGTGGCCGATGCTGTAACCGAGGGTGCCCACAAGCAGCATCTGTTCCGCGGCGAAAATCGCCAACGTAGCCCAGGAGTCACCGCCGAAGGCAAAATTGCTGATCAGCAGGGCAATCCCCCAGTCAAGGACGATGGCGAGGATGCGCCTGCCCGCCCTGGCGATGGAGCCGGAACCGGATTCGGGCAATCCCAGGCGCTCCCCCGGGTACTTTGAGATGCCGGACGTGTCCGGTCCGCCGAGCCAGGAGCCAATGTCATTGCGATCTACCACCGTCCAAGCTTACCGACTCACCGCCGACCACAGAGTGGAAACCGTTGGACCACACTACGGACACCGGATAGCGTTACCTGATCAGGACAATTCTGTAACCTGAACAGGGCATTCTGTAACCTGCCCGAAACAATGTGGACACTGACGGGAAATGACGTGTCCATAGGCTGATAGCAGTTTCAAGCAATACCTCCCAAGCAGGGAAACTTGGTTTCCCTGCCCTTCGGATTGCGCTGGATCAGTTGGCTTGCCAGCCAGATATTACATATGCGTAAGGAGCATAGATGTTCAAGACTGCGGACGAAGTCCTCAAGTTCATCAAGGACGAAGATATTAAATTCGTCGATATCCGCTTCACCGATCTCCCGGGTGTGCAGCAGCACTTCAACGTGCCGGCAAAGAGCGTCGACGCGGACTTCTTCGTCAACGGCCAGCTCTTCGATGGTTCCTCCATCCGCGGATTCCAGGGCATCGCCGAATCCGACATGCAGCTGATCCCGGACGTCACCACCGCATTCCTGGACACCTTCCGCATGGAGAAGACCCTTGCGCTGAACTTCTCCATCGTGAACCCCCGCACCGGAGACCCTTACCACCGCGACCCCCGCGGCGTGGCCGAAAAGGCTGAGGCCTACCTCGCCTCCACTGGCATCGCCGACACCGCGTTCTTTGCTCCGGAAGCCGAATTCTTCGTCTTCGATAACGTCCAGTACCAGTCCTCCCCCGAGGGCAGCTTCTACAAGATCGACTCCGAAGAAGCACACTGGAACACCGGCCGCGAAGAAGACGGCGGAAACCTCGGCTACAAGACCCCCATCAAGGGCGGCTACTTCCCGGTTTCCCCCACCGACAAGCAGGCTGACCTCCGCGACGCCATGTGCATCGCCCTGGACGAGGCCGGCCTCGAGGTCGAGCGCAGCCACCACGAGGTAGGCTCCGCCGGCCAGGCTGAAATCAACTACAAGTTCACCACCCTGACCCACGCCGCAGATGACCTGCAGAAGTTCAAGTACGTCGTCAAGAACACGGCCGACGCCTGGGGCAAGTCCGTGACCTTCATGCCGAAGCCGGTCTTTGGCGACAACGGTTCGGGCATGCACTGCCACCAGTCGCTGTGGACCAACGGCGAGCCGCTGTTCTACGACGAAAAGGGCTACGCCGGCCTGTCCGACATGGCCCGCTGGTACATCGGCGGCCTGCTAAAGCACTCCTCGGCCGTCCTCGCCTTCACCAACCCGACGGTGAACTCCTACCGCCGCCTGGTCAAGGGCTTTGAAGCTCCGGTCAACATGGTGTACTCGCAGGGCAACCGCTCCGCCGGTATCCGTATCCCCATCACGGGTTCCAACCCCAAGGCCAAGCGCATTGAGTTCCGCGCTCCGGACCCCTCGTCCAACCCGTACCTGGCCTTCGCTGCCCAGCTGATGGCCGGCATTGACGGCATCCGCAACCGCATCGAACCGCCGGCTCCGATCGACAAGGACCTTTACGAGCTGCCCGCTGAGGAAGCCAAGGACATCCCGAAGGCTCCGGGCTCGCTGGAAGAGGCACTGGAGGCCCTGCGCGAGGACAACGAGTTCCTGCAGGCCGGTGGCGTGTTCACCCAGGACCTGATCGACACCTGGATCGAATACAAGTACGAGTACGAGATCCGCCCGCTGTCCCTGCGCCCGAACCCGTACGAGTTCGAGCTCTACTACGGCGTCTAGCCAGATCCGCGGCTGAACCCGTTCAGTCCGCCAAAAAGTCCGCCCGGGCTGCCAGCGTCAATGCTGCAGTCCGGGCGGACTTTTTTGTCCCTAAGGTGGGGGCTGACTCCAGACGTGCTGAGACCAGAAGCCAGCCCCCTGACATGTGCTCCCCGAGACGAAGACTTTTCAAGCCTTCCCCCCAACAAGGTTTGAAGAACACCGCCAATCCACATGATCGATCAATGTGGAGCCGGAGGCAATGCCCGGCCGCCGTGTCTGGACGAATTATCCCGTGAAGCTCCGGTACATGGTCCGTTGCGGTCCGGAACTGCCGCCCAGGTACTGCCCCTGGTCCACAAAGCCGGCGGTCCTGTACGCGGACAACCCGGCCGGATTGGCTTCGTTGACGGAAAGCACGACGCCGGCCTCGTGGGTTCCGCGCCTGGCGGTCAGTTTCGCAGCCGCCTCCACCGCGGACGTTGCCGCCAGCGGCCCGAGGCCTTGCCCCTGGTGGCGCCTGTCGACCAGGAAACCGCGCAACAGCCAGGCCGAATCCTCGTCCGGCCAGCCCGCCAGGCGCGCGGCACCGGCCTGGAGGGTCAGCACGCCCACAGCGTAGCCCGCGGCCTCCACGACATAAGGGAACCGCGAATCCTCCTCCAGTCCCGCCAGGACCATGCGGAGCGGGTCACCAACGAAGCTGTCTTGTCCCGGGCCCAGCTCAAGGTTGGCCACCTCTCCCAGCTGGATGGCAAGGGCATCAGCGTCGAGGTCATCCAGGGCAATGAGCCAGACGGAATCAACCCGGGTTTTCAGGTCGGCTGTCCGTCGGACCCGGCGGGAGCCCCGCCCTCGGCCGATGGGCCGGCAGGGTCCATCCACATGACTTCCCACAGGTGGCCGTCCGGGTCCTGGAAACTGTGGTTGTACATAAAGCCGTAGTCCTGGACCTCCTGGGACGGGGTGCCGCCGGCGGCCAGCGCCTTGCGTACCGTTTCGTCCACGGCCTCCTTGCTGTCCACCGAAAAGGCCGTGATGGCCTCGGTGGAACTGGTGGCATCGGCCACGTCCCGGGAGGTGAACGTCTTGAAGAAACCCTCCACGAGGAGCATCACAAACGCGTTGTCGTTGATGATCATGCAGGTCGCGTTTTCATCGGTGTAGTCCGGATTAAAGGAGAAGCCAAGGGCGGCAAAGAAATCGACGGACCGCTTCAGATCCTTCACGGGCAGGTTCAGGTAGATTTGCGTAGCCATGGCCCCCAACCTAGCACCGCACCGCGGCACCTGTCTGCTGCCTTCCGGGAGAACCTCAGGCAGCCGCTAATGGCCGTAGAAGGCTTTCTCGAACACCGCACGGGCCCGCCGGCTCAGGCGGAGGTAGTCCTCTTCCAGGGCGGCCGCGTTGCCAGGTTCGTAGCCGCACCAGCGGGCCACCGCCTCAAGGTCCCCGCGGGCGGACGGCAGCGTGTCCGACGCCCTGCCGCTCCAAATGACGTTGGCGGACCGGATCCGGCTGGCGAGCCGCCACGCGTCGGCCAGCAGCTTCGCGTCAGGCCCGGTGAGCAGGTCCAGTGAAGCCGCCGCTTCCAGGGCCTCCACCGTTGACGTGGTCCGCAGTTCCGGGTGCTTGGCCGCGTGCTGGAGCTGAAGGAGCTGCACCAGCCACTCGACGTCGCTCAGTCCTCCGCGGCCAAGCTTCACGTGGCGTGCCGGATCCGCCCCGCGCGGCAACCGCTCCGCTTCCACCCGCGCTTTGACCCTGCGAACCTCCCGTACGTCCTGCTCCGAAATCGCCTCCGGGTACCTGATGGGGTCGATGAGGGCCAGGAAGTCCTCGGCCAGGGCATCGTCGCCCGCCATGGGCCGGGCACGCAGCAGCGCCTGCGCTTCCCAGATCAACGACCACCGCCGGTAATATTCGGCGAACGAATCGAGCGAGCGGACCATGGCCCCGTTTTTGCCCTCGGGCCGAAGATCCGCGTCCATCTGCAGCACCCGTTCGGCCATGATGGCCGGCTTGAGCGGCTGCGTGAGCAGGCTGGAGACCTTGGCGACAATCCGGGCCGCCTGATCCTGCGCTTCCTCGTCCGTATAGCCCGGCAACGCGCGGTGCACGTACATGACGTCGGCGTCGGAGCCGTAGCCGATCTCGCGGCCGCCCTGGCGGCCCATGGCCACCACCAATATCGCGGTCTTGAGCGGGCCTGCGGCAGAGACGATGCCTTCGGCCACGCGCAGCGCGCCCAGCACCGCTGCCCGATCGGTGTCAGCCAGCGCCGCGCCCACCTGGTCCTGGTTGAGAAGCCCGGCAGAATCGGCGATCGCGATCCGGAGGATCTCCCGGCGCCTAATGAGCCTGATCAGCCTGATGGCGTTTTCCGGGTCCGAGTGGCGCGACATTTTGGACGTGATCTCCTGCCACTGGGCTTCGAAGCCCAGCGGCACGAGGTCTTTGTTGGTGCCCAGCCACGCCACCGACTCCGGCGAAACCTCCAAAAGATCCGCAATCAGGCGTGAGTTCGAGAGCACGTTGCATAGCCGTTCAGCTGCCGCTGTGGAATCCCGGAGCATACCCAGATACCAGTGGGTGGTGCCAAGGGCCTCACTGACGCGCCGGAACGCGAGCAGCCCGGCGTCGGGATCAACACCTTCGGCGAGCCAGTCCAGCAGGACGGGCAGCAGCTGGCGTTGCAGGGCTGCCCGCCGGCTGACACCGGCGGTGAGTGCCTCGATATGCCGCATGGCGCCCCGTGGGTCACGATAGCCCAGCGCGGCGAGGCGGCCCTGGGCGGCCTCCGGCGTCAGCCTGGCGTCCTCGCTGCTGAGTTTGGCAGCGGTGTTAAGCAGCGGACGGTAGAAGATACGTTCGTGCAGTTCGCGGACAGAGCGTTTGGTCTTCTGCCAGGTGGCCAGCAGCGAAGCCGGCGGCGGCCTGTCATTGGAGAAGGGGCTAAGCACTGCCTTTGCGAGGGCGCGCTGTGCCGCTTCGCTAACGGGCATCAAGTGTGTCCGCCGGAGCTGGAACAGCTGGATGCGGTGTTCCAGGAGCCGAAGGTAGCGGTACGCGTGATCGAAGGCGGCGGCGTCGGACCTGCCGATGTAGCCTCCGGCTGAGAGTGCCGCTATTGCTGCGGTGGTATCCCTGCGCCGAATGGTTTCGTCGGATTTTCCGTGCACCAGCTGGAGCAGCTGCACGGTGAACTCCACGTCCCTTAGGCCGCCCCGGCCGAGTTTGATCTGCCGCTGCTCCTCCGCCGCCGGGATGTGCTCGGTAACCCTTCGGCGCATCGCCTGCACGGACTCCACGAACCCTTCGCGGCCCGCGGAGCTCCAGATCAATGGGGCCACGGCTTTTTCGTAGCGTTCCCCCAGGTCCTTGTCACCGGCGATGGTCCGAGCCTTCAGGAGCGCCTGGAATTCCCAGCTCTCTGCCCAGCGGGCGTAGTAGCTTTCGTGTGAGGCCAAAGTTCGGACCAGTGGGCCGGACTTGCCTTCCGGCCGCAGGTTGGCGTCCACTTCCCAGAGGCCGGGTTCACGTGCCACGGAGGAGATCGCCCGGGAAATACCGGTGGCCAAGGCTGTGCCGATAGTACTGGCACGGGCGTCGTCCAGGTCGCCGGCGTCGATCACGTAGATGACGTCGACGTCGGAAATATAGTTCAGTTCCCGCGCTCCGCATTTGCCCATCCCGATGACGGCCAGGCCAACGGCGGCCACCTCCCCGGCGCTGAACTGCTCAGCAGCCTCGGCACGGGAAACTGCCAGCGCAGCCTCGATCGCGGCCCCTGCCAGGTCAGCGAGTTCAGCTCCGACGGCGGGCATAAAGTCCAGCGGGTCAGCAGCGCACATGTCCTTGACCGCCAGGTCCACCACCCCGCGGCGGTAGGCCGACCGCAGCGCGGCATAGGCGTCGGCTCCGGTCATTCCCGCCACGGGCCGTACTGACCCGGGATCCGCGCGGACGGATTTCAGGAGGACAGAGCGGAGTTGTTCCGGGTCTGCCTGAAGTGGCTCGGGACTGGCCGTGACGTCGAAGGCGTCCAGGTGCTCAGGGTGCCGGATGAGGAATTCCCCCAGCGCTTCGGAGGCCCCGAGCACCCGGTAGAGCGGCTCGCTGACCTCCGGATCGGCCGCGGCGAGCTCCCGGAGACCGGGGTGCTTTTCGATCAGCCGCACCAGTGACTGCAGTGCGGTGTCAGGATTGGCGGCCATTTGCAGGCCGGCGAAAATCCTGTCCGGGTCCAGGCCGTCCAGTTCCGGGGCAGCAAGGAACCGCTCACCCTTCTCCAGGTCGCTGAAGCCGGCTGAGATGAGGCGGCGTGCGAGGCTCACCGCCGCCTAGAGAATGCCGAGGTTGCGCTGCAGCTCGTAGGGCGTCACCTGGAGCCGGTAGTCCTGCCATTCGGCACGTTTGTTGCGCAGGAAGTGCTCGAAGACCTGCTCGCCGAGGATCTGGGGCATCAGTTCGGAGTCCTCCATGGACCGGATGGCATCGTGAAGGCTGGCGGGCAGGGGGTCGTGGCCCATGGCACGGCGCTCGGCGGAGCTCAGTGACCAGACGTCGTCCTCTGCTGCGGCGGGCAGGTCGTAGCCTTCTTCGATCCCCTTAAGCCCGGCCCCCAGGAGGACGGCGTAGGCAAGGTAGGGGTTCGCTGCCGAATCAATGCCGCGGTATTCGATGCGGGCCGACTGGCCCTTGCCGGGCTTGTACAGCGGGACCCGGACCAGCGCCGAACGGTTGTTGTGGCCCCAGCTGAGGTAGCTTGGCGCTTCGCCGCCACCCCAGAGCCTCTTGTAGGAGTTTACGAACTGGTTGGTCACGGCCGTGAACTCGGGAGCGTGCTTCAGGATGCCTGCGATGAACTGGCGGGCCGTCTTGGAAAGCTGGAATTCGGCGCCCGCCTCGTAAAAAGCGTTGGTGTCGCCCTCGAACAGCGAGAAGTGGGTGTGCATCCCGGAGCCGGGGTGGTCGGTGAAAGGCTTGGGCATAAACGTGGCGTAGGTTCCCTGCTGGAGGGCCACTTCCTTAATCACCGTGCGGAACGTCATGATGTTGTCCGCGGTCTGCAGGGCGTCCGCGTAGCGCAGGTCGATCTCGTTCTGGCCGGGACCGGCTTCATGGTGGCTGAACTCAACCGAAATGCCCACGGATTCCAGCATGGTCACGGCCGTGCGGCGGAAATCCTGCGCCACGCCTCCGGGAACGTGATCGAAGTAGCCGCCCTCGTCAACGGGGATCGGAGCACCGTCGGGCCCGGGCTGCTGGGACTTGAGGAGGTAGAACTCGATCTCCGGGTGCGTGTAGCAGGTGAACCCCATGTCCGCGGCCTTGGCCAGCGTGCGCTTGAGGACATTGCGCGGATCCGCGGCCGACGGTTCGCCGTCCGGAGTCAGGATGTCGCAGAACATACGCGAGGTCTGTTCGGTCTCGCCACGCCAGGGCAGGATCTGGAACGTGGACGGATCCGGCTGCGCCAGCATGTCCGACTCAAAAACGCGTGCCAGGCCCTCGATGGCTGAACCGTCGAAACCGAGCCCTTCCTCAAACGCACCTTCAACCTCGGCCGGGGCAAGTGCCACAGATTTGAGTGAACCTACGACGTCGGTGAACCACAAACGTACGAACCGTACGTCGCGCTCCTCGATTGTGCGCAGGACAAACTCTTGCTGGCGGTCCATGATGGCCTCTTCTCCGGTCAATCGTTCATGCCCCGGGTCCGCGGAAGCGGCAGCCGGCAGCAGTTCACCATCACTTTACTAAGCAATCGGCTCCAATGCGGGCGACGGCGCCGCACGTAACACAGCGTTTACACAGCAACCATTGACGGCCGCGCCCACAGGTGGCAAAAATGCCCTTGGCGGGCACGTGAATATGACGCGGATCACGGTCCGCCGGCCCGTCTGCGGTGGCTAGGACTGCTGCTGCCGCATTACGCTCTTGCCATGGCCTCAACCAATAGCTCTGAGTCAAGCGCGTCCGCTGAAGTACACGCACCTTACGGAAACGGACCTGCACCGGTGCAGCCGCCGTCGTCGGAAGTGAACGCGAAGCCCGCACCCAGGGTGCGTATCCACCACCTGCAGCAGGCCAAGCGGGACGGCAAACGCTTCGCCATGCTGACCGCCTACGAGCAGTACAGCGCGGAGATCTTCGACCAGGCCGGCATCGAGGTCCTCCTGGTAGGCGACTCGGCGTCCAACAACGTATTCGGCAACGAGACCAGCCTGCCGGTCACGGTGGATGAACTCCTGCCCCTCTGCCGCGCCGTGGCGCGGTCCGCCAAGCGGGCCCTGGTGGTGGCAGACCTGCCGTTCGGCAGTTATGAAGTCTCGGCGCAGCAGGGTGTGGAAACAGGTGTCCGGTTCCTCAAGGAGGGGCTGGCCCATGCCGTCAAGATCGAGGGCGGAAAATACTACGCGGAAACCGTCCGGGCCATGGTCCAGGCCGGCGTCCCGGTGATGGCCCATATCGGCTTCACCCCCCAGAGTGAACACGCGCTGGGCGGATACCGGGTCCAGGGCCGCGGGGATGACGCCCAGCGATTGATTGACGACGCCGTGGCGCTGGTGGAGGCGGGGGCGTTCGCCGTCCTGATGGAAATGGTTCCGGCGGACACTGCGGCCGCCGTTGACGCGGCGGTCAGTGTGCCGACGGTGGGGATCGGCGCCGGCAAGGCCACCACGGGGCAAGTGCTGGTGTGGCAGGACATGGCCGGGTTCCGCGGCGGCAAGATGGCGAAGTTCGTCAAACAGTATGCCGACCTGCGCACCACCCTCAGTGACGCGGCGAAGGCGTACGGCGACGACGTCCGGACAGGTCAGTTCCCCGGACCGGAGCACTCCTTCTAGCGACTGACGCGCTCCCCAAGCTCCCCAAGCTCGCCAGAGGCCCCTCGCGCGTCAGTCTTGGTCGTCCTGCTTCTCCCACGCGTCGTTGCGGGCCCGGACTTTTTCGAGGGCGTGTTCGGCCTCTTCCCGCGTTTTGTAGGGGCCGATCAGCTGGCTCCAGTCTGAGAGGGCGTCCTCTTCCACCTCGTGGGTGTTCACGTTGTACCAGTACTCAGTCATCGGTCCTCCTCGTTCCAGCTGGCCAGGCCCTGCCGTGATCCACGTAACTTAAACGTGGATGCGGACAGCTTGGGGCTTCCAGTTACTTGGCCTAATGCGGTGCCTTATATGATCAATCTATGCCTTCCCTAGCCTCGACTGCACCCACCGGCACCCTTACCCGCGGAACCGTCAGCCCGCAGCTCCCCGTTCCCGCGTCCATCCCGCGCCCGGAATACGTAGGCAAGCCCGGCCCGGCCAAGTTCACCGGCTCCGAGATCAAATCCGCCGAGACCGTTGAGAAAATCCGGATCGCCAGCCGGATCGCCGCACAGGCCATCGTTGAGGTGGGCAAGCACATCAGGCCCGGCGTTACCACCGACCAGTTGGACAAGGTGGGTCACGAATTCCTGCTGGAACACAAGGCCTACCCGTCCACGCTTGGCTACCGCGGGTTCCCGAAGTCCCTGTGCTCGTCGCTGAATGAAGTGATCTGCCACGGCATCCCGGACAGCACCGTGGTCCAGGACGGCGACATCCTCAACATCGACATCACCGCTTTTATCAACGGAGTCCACGGCGACACGAACCACACCTTCCTGGTGGGCGACGTCGACGACGAGTCCCGCCTGCTGGTGGAGCGCACCCGGGAATCCCTCAACCGGGCCATCAAAGCCGTGGCTCCCGGCCGGGAGATCAACGTGATCGGCCGGGCCATCCAGTCCTACGCCAAGCGTTTCGGCTACGGCGTCGTGCGGGACTTC from Pseudarthrobacter sp. SSS035 carries:
- a CDS encoding VOC family protein, which translates into the protein MATQIYLNLPVKDLKRSVDFFAALGFSFNPDYTDENATCMIINDNAFVMLLVEGFFKTFTSRDVADATSSTEAITAFSVDSKEAVDETVRKALAAGGTPSQEVQDYGFMYNHSFQDPDGHLWEVMWMDPAGPSAEGGAPAGSDGQPT
- a CDS encoding GNAT family N-acetyltransferase; translation: MKTRVDSVWLIALDDLDADALAIQLGEVANLELGPGQDSFVGDPLRMVLAGLEEDSRFPYVVEAAGYAVGVLTLQAGAARLAGWPDEDSAWLLRGFLVDRRHQGQGLGPLAATSAVEAAAKLTARRGTHEAGVVLSVNEANPAGLSAYRTAGFVDQGQYLGGSSGPQRTMYRSFTG
- a CDS encoding DUF3817 domain-containing protein codes for the protein MTIPVRTLVIRAFRILAVAEAFSWAALLAGMYYKWIAKTTELGVEIAGPIHGALFVGYGIAALALWRLQRWPFVVALFAGLSAVFPFATVAFERWAGKRGYLTPGTAVPAGTKETAGV
- a CDS encoding RDD family protein, whose product is MVDRNDIGSWLGGPDTSGISKYPGERLGLPESGSGSIARAGRRILAIVLDWGIALLISNFAFGGDSWATLAIFAAEQMLLVGTLGYSIGHRVAGIQVLQLGGGPAGPMAAVVRSVLLCLVIPAVIFDPDQRGLHDKAMNTILVRR
- the glnA gene encoding type I glutamate--ammonia ligase — its product is MFKTADEVLKFIKDEDIKFVDIRFTDLPGVQQHFNVPAKSVDADFFVNGQLFDGSSIRGFQGIAESDMQLIPDVTTAFLDTFRMEKTLALNFSIVNPRTGDPYHRDPRGVAEKAEAYLASTGIADTAFFAPEAEFFVFDNVQYQSSPEGSFYKIDSEEAHWNTGREEDGGNLGYKTPIKGGYFPVSPTDKQADLRDAMCIALDEAGLEVERSHHEVGSAGQAEINYKFTTLTHAADDLQKFKYVVKNTADAWGKSVTFMPKPVFGDNGSGMHCHQSLWTNGEPLFYDEKGYAGLSDMARWYIGGLLKHSSAVLAFTNPTVNSYRRLVKGFEAPVNMVYSQGNRSAGIRIPITGSNPKAKRIEFRAPDPSSNPYLAFAAQLMAGIDGIRNRIEPPAPIDKDLYELPAEEAKDIPKAPGSLEEALEALREDNEFLQAGGVFTQDLIDTWIEYKYEYEIRPLSLRPNPYEFELYYGV
- the panB gene encoding 3-methyl-2-oxobutanoate hydroxymethyltransferase; the encoded protein is MASTNSSESSASAEVHAPYGNGPAPVQPPSSEVNAKPAPRVRIHHLQQAKRDGKRFAMLTAYEQYSAEIFDQAGIEVLLVGDSASNNVFGNETSLPVTVDELLPLCRAVARSAKRALVVADLPFGSYEVSAQQGVETGVRFLKEGLAHAVKIEGGKYYAETVRAMVQAGVPVMAHIGFTPQSEHALGGYRVQGRGDDAQRLIDDAVALVEAGAFAVLMEMVPADTAAAVDAAVSVPTVGIGAGKATTGQVLVWQDMAGFRGGKMAKFVKQYADLRTTLSDAAKAYGDDVRTGQFPGPEHSF
- a CDS encoding SPOR domain-containing protein, which produces MTEYWYNVNTHEVEEDALSDWSQLIGPYKTREEAEHALEKVRARNDAWEKQDDQD
- the glnA gene encoding type I glutamate--ammonia ligase, coding for MDRQQEFVLRTIEERDVRFVRLWFTDVVGSLKSVALAPAEVEGAFEEGLGFDGSAIEGLARVFESDMLAQPDPSTFQILPWRGETEQTSRMFCDILTPDGEPSAADPRNVLKRTLAKAADMGFTCYTHPEIEFYLLKSQQPGPDGAPIPVDEGGYFDHVPGGVAQDFRRTAVTMLESVGISVEFSHHEAGPGQNEIDLRYADALQTADNIMTFRTVIKEVALQQGTYATFMPKPFTDHPGSGMHTHFSLFEGDTNAFYEAGAEFQLSKTARQFIAGILKHAPEFTAVTNQFVNSYKRLWGGGEAPSYLSWGHNNRSALVRVPLYKPGKGQSARIEYRGIDSAANPYLAYAVLLGAGLKGIEEGYDLPAAAEDDVWSLSSAERRAMGHDPLPASLHDAIRSMEDSELMPQILGEQVFEHFLRNKRAEWQDYRLQVTPYELQRNLGIL
- a CDS encoding DUF4191 domain-containing protein, translating into MANSPDSSNSTPAASDAPKRGLFSRKPKEAKVKKPSRLKQIGEVFNMTRRHDPMVPWLMLLVFLGVVAVSFLVGFWLENWITGLLIGIPLGLLGATLILSRRAERAAFAQIENQPGASGAALGTLKRGWITEDQPVAVNPRTQDAVFRAVGRPGVVLVSEGPTIRVKPMLDAERKRLARILPNVTVHMIESGKGEGQVPISQVAKKMGKLKNELTKLEVNAVSKRISSLGNRLPIPKGIDPYKARPNRGR
- a CDS encoding bifunctional [glutamine synthetase] adenylyltransferase/[glutamine synthetase]-adenylyl-L-tyrosine phosphorylase → MSLARRLISAGFSDLEKGERFLAAPELDGLDPDRIFAGLQMAANPDTALQSLVRLIEKHPGLRELAAADPEVSEPLYRVLGASEALGEFLIRHPEHLDAFDVTASPEPLQADPEQLRSVLLKSVRADPGSVRPVAGMTGADAYAALRSAYRRGVVDLAVKDMCAADPLDFMPAVGAELADLAGAAIEAALAVSRAEAAEQFSAGEVAAVGLAVIGMGKCGARELNYISDVDVIYVIDAGDLDDARASTIGTALATGISRAISSVAREPGLWEVDANLRPEGKSGPLVRTLASHESYYARWAESWEFQALLKARTIAGDKDLGERYEKAVAPLIWSSAGREGFVESVQAMRRRVTEHIPAAEEQRQIKLGRGGLRDVEFTVQLLQLVHGKSDETIRRRDTTAAIAALSAGGYIGRSDAAAFDHAYRYLRLLEHRIQLFQLRRTHLMPVSEAAQRALAKAVLSPFSNDRPPPASLLATWQKTKRSVRELHERIFYRPLLNTAAKLSSEDARLTPEAAQGRLAALGYRDPRGAMRHIEALTAGVSRRAALQRQLLPVLLDWLAEGVDPDAGLLAFRRVSEALGTTHWYLGMLRDSTAAAERLCNVLSNSRLIADLLEVSPESVAWLGTNKDLVPLGFEAQWQEITSKMSRHSDPENAIRLIRLIRRREILRIAIADSAGLLNQDQVGAALADTDRAAVLGALRVAEGIVSAAGPLKTAILVVAMGRQGGREIGYGSDADVMYVHRALPGYTDEEAQDQAARIVAKVSSLLTQPLKPAIMAERVLQMDADLRPEGKNGAMVRSLDSFAEYYRRWSLIWEAQALLRARPMAGDDALAEDFLALIDPIRYPEAISEQDVREVRRVKARVEAERLPRGADPARHVKLGRGGLSDVEWLVQLLQLQHAAKHPELRTTSTVEALEAAASLDLLTGPDAKLLADAWRLASRIRSANVIWSGRASDTLPSARGDLEAVARWCGYEPGNAAALEEDYLRLSRRARAVFEKAFYGH
- the map gene encoding type I methionyl aminopeptidase — its product is MPSLASTAPTGTLTRGTVSPQLPVPASIPRPEYVGKPGPAKFTGSEIKSAETVEKIRIASRIAAQAIVEVGKHIRPGVTTDQLDKVGHEFLLEHKAYPSTLGYRGFPKSLCSSLNEVICHGIPDSTVVQDGDILNIDITAFINGVHGDTNHTFLVGDVDDESRLLVERTRESLNRAIKAVAPGREINVIGRAIQSYAKRFGYGVVRDFTGHGVGEAFHTGLIIPHYDAAPAYNTVIEAGMVFTIEPMLTLGTIEWDMWEDDWTVVTRDHKRTAQFEHTLLVTESGAEILTLP